In one Nicotiana sylvestris chromosome 8, ASM39365v2, whole genome shotgun sequence genomic region, the following are encoded:
- the LOC104248856 gene encoding probable methyltransferase At1g29790 produces MGSVSLKIGDGTARFKRASYCSSALNLLMLFSVVTTNLFALYAFTSSPKNHHNASHLLLHTHKNISLISEQVSLILREIDSSQKKLAQMEKELLGYESIDLSNSKIATELRTFLQHHLLPLGKDSRTGITEMVASVGHSCVKSMDLLSQFMNYKVSGPCPDDWSLGQKLILSGCEPLPRRRCFAKIIPKVGLQSFPDSLYKNYSDKIYSWSGLGCKNLACLNAKKLNRDCAGCFDIVNGYETQRYVKGRGKNDFLINDVLAMGNGGISIGFDIGGGSGTFAARMAEKNVTVVTATLNVDAPFNEFIAARGLFPLYLSLDHRFPFHDNAFDLVHAGNVLDISGRPEKLEFLMFDIDRVLRAGGLFWLDNFLCTSEDKRSALTRLIERFGYKKLKWVVGEKINGSGKSEVYLSAVLQKPVRV; encoded by the coding sequence ATGGGATCTGTATCTCTGAAAATAGGTGATGGAACTGCCAGATTCAAGAGAGCTTCTTACTGTTCTTCAGCTCTAAATCTGCTTATGCTCTTCTCTGTAGTTACAACTAATCTTTTTGCTTTATATGCTTTTACTTCTTCACCCAAGAACCATCATAATGCTTCTCATCTACTTCTACATACTCACAAGAACATATCTTTGATCTCAGAACAAGTTTCTTTAATCCTCAGAGAGATTGATTCATCACAAAAGAAGTTAGCCCAAATGGAGAAAGAGCTTTTAGGATATGAAAGTATTGATCTTTCTAATTCCAAGATTGCAACTGAGCTGAGAACTTTCTTGCAACACCATTTACTTCCTTTGGGTAAAGATTCAAGAACTGGGATTACTGAAATGGTAGCTTCTGTCGGACATTCTTGTGTTAAATCTATGGATTTGCTGTCTCAGTTTATGAATTATAAGGTTAGTGGGCCCTGTCCTGATGATTGGAGTCTTGGTCAGAAGCTGATTCTTAGTGGTTGTGAGCCTTTGCCAAGAAGAAGGTGTTTTGCTAAGATTATTCCTAAGGTTGGTTTACAATCTTTTCCTGATTCACTTTATAAAAATTATAGTGATAAGATTTATAGTTGGAGTGGTCTCGGTTGCAAGAATTTAGCTTGTTTAAATGCTAAGAAGTTGAATAGGGATTGTGCTGGTTGTTTTGATATAGTTAATGGGTATGAGACTCAGAGATATGTTAAGGGTAGGGGAAAGAATGATTTCCTCATTAATGATGTGTTAGCAATGGGAAATGGTGGAATTAGCATCGGGTTCGATATTGGTGGAGGATCTGGTACTTTTGCTGCTAGAATGGCTGAGAAGAATGTGACTGTAGTTACTGCTACTTTGAATGTTGATGCACCGTTCAATGAATTCATTGCTGCTAGGGGTCTTTTTCCTTTGTATTTAAGTTTAGATCATCGATTCCCCTTTCATGATAATGCATTTGATTTGGTTCATGCGGGAAATGTATTGGATATTAGCGGCCGCCCTGAGAAATTGGAGTTTTTAATGTTTGATATTGATAGAGTTCTGAGGGCTGGAGGATTGTTTTGGTTGGATAATTTCTTGTGCACCAGCGAAGATAAGAGAAGCGCGCTAACTAGGTTAATTGAACGTTTTGGGTACAAAAAGCTCAAATGGGTTGTGGGTGAGAAGATCAATGGATCTGGAAAATCTGAGGTTTATTTGTCTGCTGTTCTGCAGAAACCAGTTAGAGTTTGA